Proteins co-encoded in one Armatimonadota bacterium genomic window:
- a CDS encoding ABC transporter permease, whose amino-acid sequence MDVWRELRRSRAAMLGLAVVGLWALVAVCAPWLAPHSPTEQHLADRLSPPSARYPLGTDELGRDVLSRVLFGARLSIPTALGVVALTALLGTVLGAVSGYAGGVVDDALMRTSDAVLAFPSLILAMAITAALGPGLRNALLAMVLVLWPEYARIVRGQVLSLREMEYVAAARALGASDARILGRHIAPNIFPLALVKASLDVGNVMIIAAALSFVGLGATPPAPEWGAMVAAGRQKFFEWWVGTFPGLAIFTAVMGFNFLGDGLRDVLDARLRGVR is encoded by the coding sequence GTGGACGTGTGGCGTGAGCTCCGGCGCAGCCGCGCGGCGATGCTGGGCCTGGCGGTGGTCGGGCTGTGGGCGCTGGTGGCGGTGTGCGCCCCCTGGCTGGCGCCCCACTCGCCCACAGAGCAGCACCTGGCCGACCGCCTGTCGCCGCCGTCGGCGCGCTACCCGCTGGGCACGGACGAGCTGGGCCGTGACGTGCTGAGCCGCGTGCTCTTCGGCGCGCGCCTGTCCATCCCCACGGCGCTCGGCGTGGTGGCGCTCACCGCCCTGCTGGGTACCGTGCTGGGTGCGGTGAGCGGCTACGCTGGGGGGGTCGTCGACGACGCCCTGATGCGGACGAGCGACGCCGTCCTGGCCTTCCCCTCGCTCATCCTGGCCATGGCCATCACCGCCGCGCTGGGGCCCGGGCTGCGCAACGCGCTGCTGGCCATGGTGCTGGTGCTGTGGCCCGAGTATGCCCGCATCGTGCGCGGACAGGTCTTGAGTCTCCGCGAGATGGAGTACGTGGCGGCCGCGCGCGCGTTGGGGGCGTCCGACGCCCGAATCCTCGGCCGGCACATCGCTCCCAACATCTTCCCCCTGGCGCTCGTGAAGGCCAGCCTGGACGTCGGCAACGTCATGATCATCGCCGCTGCCCTGTCCTTCGTGGGGCTGGGCGCCACGCCGCCAGCGCCCGAGTGGGGCGCCATGGTGGCCGCCGGCCGGCAGAAGTTCTTCGAGTGGTGGGTGGGGACGTTCCCCGGCCTGGCGATCTTCACCGCGGTGATGGGCTTCAACTTCCTGGGGGACGGCCTCCGCGACGTGCTGGACGCGCGGCTGCGGGGAGTGCGGTAG
- a CDS encoding hydantoinase B/oxoprolinase family protein: MSVVFDPVTLEVMWSRLITIAEECWVTIWRTAFSTIIGEAQDVGCELFDAEARSIAHAPRSMPVFNLTLPLAVQAMLRHVPPHDLREGDVLITNDPWICAGHLFDLAVVMPVFHRGALVGLVGTIAHCSDIGGTRDPERVREIYEEGLQIPPLRLYDAGRLNQDLVAVIRANVRRPEMVLGDVQAQVSACHVGAERLRAFLDEYGLDRLTPLAHEVQSRAEAAMRAAIRAVPDGVYRSEVTIDGVEGPLRLPCAVVVAGDEITVDWSGAPPQSPRGGVNCTYTYTAAHTVYALKSILTPTIPSNAGCYRPLHVRAPEGSILNCRRPAAVNQRTMTGWFCGPAIFRALAPVLPDAVQAFTGLPSYAGAYGRDAAGRTFNDHLLLGGGQGASAHGDGKAALLYPTSAGNVSVEMFEQRTPLLVEAKELIPDSGGPGAHRGGLGQRLRLRKLYDDGLPVWVDAHPIGARVSQPGLHGGLAGRRARFRIIEAGRVVAEPEWSELVELRSPAQEIVLETAGGSGYGDPARRRPEDLAHDLQEGYVTEAGAAAYAPPPPDAHAAAG; the protein is encoded by the coding sequence ATGAGCGTCGTCTTCGATCCCGTCACCCTGGAAGTGATGTGGAGCCGTCTGATCACCATCGCCGAGGAGTGCTGGGTCACCATCTGGCGGACCGCCTTCTCGACCATCATCGGCGAGGCGCAGGACGTGGGGTGCGAGCTGTTCGACGCCGAGGCGCGTTCCATCGCCCACGCGCCGCGCTCGATGCCCGTCTTCAACCTGACCCTGCCCCTGGCGGTGCAAGCGATGCTGCGCCACGTCCCCCCGCACGACCTGCGCGAGGGCGACGTGCTCATCACCAACGACCCGTGGATCTGCGCCGGGCACCTGTTCGACCTGGCCGTGGTCATGCCGGTCTTCCACCGCGGCGCGCTGGTCGGCCTGGTGGGCACCATCGCCCACTGCTCCGACATCGGCGGTACCCGGGACCCGGAGCGCGTCCGCGAGATCTACGAGGAGGGGCTGCAGATCCCGCCGCTGCGGCTGTACGACGCGGGGCGCCTGAATCAGGACCTGGTCGCCGTCATCCGCGCCAACGTGCGGCGTCCGGAGATGGTGCTGGGCGACGTCCAGGCGCAGGTTTCGGCGTGCCACGTGGGCGCCGAGCGGCTGCGGGCGTTCCTGGACGAGTACGGGCTCGACCGGCTGACCCCGCTCGCCCACGAGGTGCAATCGCGCGCCGAGGCGGCCATGCGGGCGGCGATCCGCGCCGTGCCCGACGGCGTCTACCGCAGCGAGGTGACCATCGACGGCGTCGAGGGCCCGCTGCGGCTTCCCTGCGCCGTGGTGGTGGCGGGCGACGAGATCACCGTAGACTGGAGCGGTGCGCCCCCCCAGTCGCCGCGCGGCGGCGTGAACTGCACCTACACCTACACCGCCGCGCACACCGTCTACGCCCTGAAGTCCATCCTGACCCCGACCATCCCGTCCAACGCCGGCTGCTACCGCCCGCTGCACGTGCGGGCGCCGGAGGGCAGCATCCTCAACTGCCGGCGGCCGGCGGCGGTCAACCAGCGCACCATGACCGGGTGGTTCTGCGGCCCCGCCATCTTCCGGGCCCTGGCGCCGGTGCTGCCGGACGCGGTGCAGGCGTTCACCGGCCTGCCGTCGTATGCGGGCGCCTACGGCCGCGATGCCGCCGGCCGCACCTTCAACGACCACCTCCTGCTGGGCGGCGGCCAGGGCGCCAGCGCCCACGGCGACGGCAAGGCGGCCCTGCTCTACCCCACCTCGGCCGGGAACGTCTCGGTGGAGATGTTCGAGCAGCGCACCCCGCTCCTGGTCGAGGCCAAGGAGCTGATCCCCGACTCCGGCGGACCCGGCGCTCACCGCGGCGGGCTGGGGCAGCGGCTACGGCTGCGCAAGCTCTACGACGACGGCCTGCCGGTCTGGGTGGACGCCCACCCGATCGGCGCACGCGTGAGCCAGCCCGGACTGCACGGGGGCCTGGCCGGCCGGCGCGCGCGGTTTCGCATCATCGAGGCGGGACGCGTTGTGGCCGAGCCCGAGTGGAGCGAGCTGGTGGAGCTGCGCTCGCCAGCGCAGGAGATCGTCCTCGAGACGGCCGGCGGCAGCGGCTACGGCGACCCGGCGCGACGACGCCCCGAGGACCTGGCGCACGACCTCCAGGAAGGCTACGTCACCGAGGCGGGGGCGGCGGCGTACGCGCCGCCCCCGCCCGACGCCCACGCCGCGGCTGGCTGA
- a CDS encoding alcohol dehydrogenase catalytic domain-containing protein yields MLAAVKEREGPGIALRTVPAPLPPPGWVRVRVRAAGICGSDLPIVDGRRRVPLPLIPGHEVAGEVDRLGPGVDGWAPGERVAVGMVVACGRCAACAAAQPELCDALVELGIDANGGFADYMVAPAANLHRLPERLSFADATAADPLASTLHGLAAVQVTPADAVAVFGVGVIGLYAVQLARRAGARRVVAVGRRDDALRLAQDLGAAVVDLRAQDPVAAVRDLTGGGASVVVEATGAPPVVPQVLASAAKGARIVVLGVFHEPVPVDLGIVVRRELRLVGRLCYTWDEYEQALALLASGQIRPLVSHTFPLSEISRALELVRRRGAIKVVVEPEPQEEGAR; encoded by the coding sequence ATGCTGGCCGCGGTCAAGGAGCGCGAGGGCCCGGGGATCGCGCTCCGCACGGTCCCCGCTCCCCTGCCGCCGCCGGGCTGGGTGCGCGTGCGGGTGCGTGCGGCGGGCATCTGTGGCTCGGACCTCCCCATCGTCGACGGCCGCCGGCGCGTGCCCCTGCCGCTGATTCCCGGACACGAGGTGGCCGGCGAAGTCGACCGCCTCGGCCCCGGCGTGGACGGGTGGGCGCCGGGGGAGCGGGTGGCCGTGGGCATGGTCGTGGCGTGCGGGCGCTGCGCGGCGTGCGCGGCCGCGCAGCCGGAGCTCTGCGACGCGCTGGTGGAGCTTGGCATCGACGCCAACGGCGGCTTCGCCGACTACATGGTGGCGCCCGCGGCCAACCTGCACCGGCTGCCCGAGCGCCTGTCGTTCGCGGACGCGACCGCCGCCGATCCGCTGGCGTCCACGCTCCACGGCCTGGCGGCCGTGCAGGTCACGCCCGCCGACGCCGTGGCGGTGTTCGGGGTGGGCGTGATCGGGCTGTACGCCGTCCAGCTGGCCCGGCGGGCGGGGGCGCGGCGGGTGGTGGCGGTCGGGCGCCGTGACGACGCGCTGCGGCTGGCGCAGGACCTCGGGGCGGCGGTGGTTGACCTGCGCGCCCAGGATCCTGTCGCCGCGGTGCGCGACCTCACGGGCGGCGGGGCCTCGGTGGTGGTCGAGGCCACCGGCGCGCCGCCGGTCGTGCCGCAGGTCCTGGCCAGCGCGGCGAAGGGTGCCCGCATCGTCGTCCTGGGGGTCTTCCACGAGCCCGTGCCGGTGGACCTGGGGATCGTGGTCCGCCGAGAATTGCGGCTCGTCGGCCGCCTGTGCTATACGTGGGACGAGTACGAGCAGGCACTGGCGCTCCTGGCGTCCGGACAGATCCGACCGCTGGTGAGCCACACGTTTCCCCTGTCCGAGATCTCCCGCGCCCTGGAGCTGGTCCGTCGCCGCGGGGCGATCAAGGTCGTCGTGGAACCAGAACCGCAGGAGGAGGGTGCACGGTGA
- a CDS encoding DinB family protein, whose translation MDPVRIYDYLTQARARLFDWVRPLGQEQYTREFPFGMKSLRATLVEMARGEWAYGHRLRGEPLPPPDQWPVREDRLPAFADLERFWTEMAPRTRALLAGITDWATEVTYQFARPGQPVVWITATKADLVTQMLLHEVHHRAQAMAMLRQLGVAAQNLDYSAFMFRRREASA comes from the coding sequence ATGGATCCGGTTCGCATCTACGACTACCTCACCCAGGCGCGGGCGCGGCTCTTCGACTGGGTGCGGCCGTTGGGCCAGGAGCAGTACACCCGGGAGTTCCCCTTCGGGATGAAGAGCCTGCGCGCCACGCTGGTGGAGATGGCCCGGGGCGAATGGGCCTACGGCCATCGCCTGCGCGGGGAACCGTTGCCGCCACCGGACCAGTGGCCGGTGCGGGAGGACCGGCTGCCCGCCTTCGCCGACCTGGAACGCTTCTGGACCGAGATGGCCCCGCGCACGCGGGCGCTGCTGGCGGGCATCACCGACTGGGCGACGGAGGTCACGTACCAGTTCGCGCGGCCCGGCCAGCCCGTCGTGTGGATCACGGCCACCAAGGCCGACCTGGTGACCCAGATGCTGCTGCACGAAGTGCATCACCGGGCCCAGGCCATGGCCATGCTGCGCCAGCTCGGGGTGGCCGCGCAGAACCTCGACTACTCGGCGTTCATGTTCCGCCGGCGGGAAGCGTCGGCGTAA
- a CDS encoding ABC transporter permease: MSSFWRFVVRRVLVTVPVLFLVTLLGFVLTYLIPADPLAMVLSERAMANPEIVRAYRARWGLDQPPHLRYLTYVGNLLQGDLGTSIATQQPVLDDLKAFVPATVELAVAAIVVAVVVGLPLGVLAAVHRDRAADHVARVGSLVGVSMPVFWLGLLALAVFYYRLRLAPGPGRLDPQLVPPEPLTGLLVVDSLVRGRWDALADALHHLALPALVLGAYVMGTITRITRSSVLEVLAQDYVRTARAKGLPERAVIGRHALRNALIPTVTVVGLAFGNLMAGAVMTETIFAWPGIGRYAVDAASKLDFPAIMGVTLFVAVVYVSVSFLVDLAYGLLDPRIRLG; this comes from the coding sequence GTGAGCAGCTTCTGGCGGTTCGTGGTGCGCCGGGTGCTCGTCACGGTGCCCGTCCTGTTCCTGGTCACGCTGCTGGGCTTCGTCCTCACGTACCTGATCCCGGCCGACCCGCTGGCCATGGTGCTGTCGGAGCGGGCGATGGCCAACCCCGAGATCGTGCGCGCCTACCGCGCCCGCTGGGGTCTGGACCAACCGCCGCACCTCCGGTACCTCACCTACGTGGGCAACCTGCTGCAAGGCGACCTGGGGACGTCCATCGCGACCCAGCAGCCGGTGCTCGACGATCTCAAGGCGTTCGTCCCCGCCACCGTCGAGCTGGCGGTGGCCGCCATCGTGGTCGCGGTGGTGGTCGGGCTGCCGCTGGGCGTGCTGGCCGCGGTGCACCGCGACCGTGCGGCCGACCACGTGGCGCGCGTGGGGTCGCTGGTGGGCGTCTCGATGCCGGTCTTCTGGCTGGGCCTCCTGGCGCTGGCCGTCTTCTACTACCGGCTGCGGCTGGCGCCCGGGCCCGGCCGGCTGGACCCGCAGCTCGTCCCGCCGGAGCCGCTCACCGGGCTGCTGGTCGTCGATAGCCTGGTGCGCGGGCGGTGGGACGCCCTGGCCGATGCACTGCACCACCTGGCGCTGCCCGCGCTGGTGTTGGGCGCCTACGTCATGGGGACGATCACGCGCATCACCCGGTCCAGCGTGCTCGAGGTGCTCGCCCAGGACTACGTCCGCACGGCCCGCGCCAAGGGGCTGCCGGAGCGCGCGGTGATCGGGCGCCACGCGCTGCGCAACGCGCTGATCCCCACGGTCACCGTGGTCGGGCTGGCCTTCGGCAACCTGATGGCCGGCGCGGTGATGACCGAGACGATCTTCGCCTGGCCAGGGATCGGCCGCTACGCGGTGGACGCGGCCAGCAAACTGGACTTCCCGGCGATCATGGGCGTGACGCTCTTCGTGGCCGTGGTCTACGTGAGCGTGAGCTTCCTGGTCGACCTCGCCTACGGGCTGCTGGACCCGCGGATCCGGCTCGGCTAG
- a CDS encoding ABC transporter substrate-binding protein: protein MNRVAGRVLVVVLAGVLAAGGAAVQAAPGGRALVVARAKMDIRTLDPHRQYEIAPPQIIRAAYETLVTLGEQGRSLTKLEPLLAESYTVSPDGKVYTFRLRRGVRFHTGNVMTAQDVVFSFTRLGNLKDNPAWLFSDHVAAITAVDPQTVRITLKEPNAAFLAMLVSPNFAVVDSKAVRARGGTDAPGADKADRATDWLDQNSAGTGPFILRGWKRGVEVVLERNPNYWRAPSPVARIVVRDIPDPATQLEQVERGDVHIAQSLDADLIARFRRSGRGQVVEGNTLDMTYLAMTTNLQISSALADRRVRQAIAAAIDYDGIVKGLMRGAAIQIPSIIPVGLLGTDPGLAPKRDLARAKALMAEAGYPNGFPVKMVYPTTVLVGGLAAETLVTKLQADLAQIGVQLQLEPRETVQWRADYRGGKLAITIADWTPDFADPHGWAVPFAVKGAAAARRVYYDNPRAAQLATEAGRITDPARRAQLYLELQRILINDAAFVGLIQPKVNLAVAPGVQGVVYNPVYFLDYYFIR from the coding sequence GTGAACAGAGTCGCAGGACGTGTGCTGGTCGTCGTGCTCGCAGGCGTGCTGGCAGCGGGTGGGGCCGCCGTGCAGGCGGCGCCCGGCGGGCGCGCGCTCGTCGTGGCCCGCGCCAAGATGGACATCCGCACGCTCGACCCGCATCGCCAGTACGAGATCGCGCCGCCCCAGATCATCCGCGCGGCGTACGAGACGCTGGTGACCCTGGGCGAGCAGGGACGCAGCCTGACGAAGCTGGAGCCGCTGCTGGCCGAGTCGTACACCGTCTCGCCCGACGGGAAGGTCTACACCTTCCGGCTGCGTCGGGGCGTGCGGTTCCACACCGGCAACGTCATGACGGCCCAGGACGTCGTCTTCTCCTTCACGCGGCTGGGGAACCTCAAGGACAACCCGGCGTGGCTGTTCAGCGACCACGTGGCGGCCATCACGGCAGTCGATCCCCAGACGGTGCGCATCACGCTCAAGGAGCCCAACGCGGCCTTCCTGGCGATGCTGGTCTCTCCCAACTTCGCGGTGGTCGACAGCAAGGCGGTGCGGGCCCGCGGCGGCACCGACGCGCCCGGCGCCGACAAGGCCGACCGGGCCACCGACTGGCTCGACCAGAACTCGGCCGGCACGGGGCCGTTCATCCTGCGTGGGTGGAAGCGCGGCGTCGAGGTGGTGCTGGAGCGCAACCCCAACTACTGGCGCGCCCCGTCGCCCGTGGCACGCATCGTCGTCCGCGACATCCCCGACCCGGCCACGCAGCTGGAGCAGGTGGAGCGGGGCGACGTGCACATCGCCCAGAGCCTGGACGCCGACCTCATCGCCCGCTTCCGCCGGTCCGGCCGCGGACAGGTGGTCGAGGGGAACACCCTGGACATGACCTACCTGGCGATGACCACCAACCTGCAGATCTCGTCGGCGCTGGCCGACCGCCGCGTGCGGCAGGCCATCGCGGCCGCCATCGACTACGACGGCATCGTCAAGGGCCTGATGCGCGGTGCCGCCATCCAGATCCCGTCGATCATCCCCGTGGGCCTGCTCGGGACCGACCCTGGCCTCGCGCCCAAACGCGACCTGGCGCGGGCGAAGGCCCTGATGGCCGAGGCCGGCTACCCCAACGGCTTCCCGGTGAAGATGGTCTACCCCACCACCGTGCTGGTGGGTGGCCTTGCCGCTGAGACGCTGGTCACCAAGCTCCAGGCCGACCTGGCGCAGATCGGCGTGCAGCTGCAGCTCGAGCCGCGCGAGACGGTGCAGTGGCGTGCGGACTACCGCGGCGGCAAGCTCGCCATCACCATCGCCGACTGGACGCCGGATTTCGCCGATCCCCACGGGTGGGCGGTGCCGTTCGCCGTGAAGGGCGCGGCCGCGGCCCGGCGCGTCTACTACGACAATCCGCGGGCAGCGCAGCTGGCGACCGAGGCCGGGCGCATCACCGATCCCGCGCGGCGGGCGCAGCTGTACCTGGAACTGCAGCGCATCCTGATCAACGACGCGGCGTTCGTCGGGTTGATCCAGCCCAAGGTCAACCTGGCCGTGGCGCCGGGGGTGCAGGGTGTCGTGTACAACCCGGTCTACTTCCTGGACTACTACTTCATCCGGTAG
- a CDS encoding aminotransferase class III-fold pyridoxal phosphate-dependent enzyme — protein sequence MSEATDLLRRYADAVAPVLYRYTDLTFVRGEGVYLYDADGRRYLDLAAGIATMAVGHCHPRVVAAVTEQARTLLHAAAHIGVMAPYVDLLERLRALAPGALREGRGLLLNSGSEAMEAAAKLARYATGRPLLIAFHHAFHGRPMGALGLTASVAAYRRRLAALLPGVYHAVYPAPHLPLGTTPEARGAAALALLEDALRTVVPPDDVAGIVIEPIMGEGGYLLPPPGFLEGVWALARRHGFLVIADEVQTGLGRTGRWFAVEHWGLVPDILVLGKAVGGGLPLGAVLARRDLADAWAPGAHGSTFGGNPVACRAGLATIDVIEAEGLLERARVVGAFIVDALRAARADVPALGDVRGLGLMIGADVVDPATGRPDAARTRAALAAAPRAGVVLTKCGEATLRISPPLVLTREQAQEAVDALLGVLRQVSAPTPV from the coding sequence ATGAGCGAGGCCACCGACCTGCTGCGACGCTACGCGGACGCGGTGGCGCCCGTGCTCTACCGGTACACGGACCTGACGTTCGTCCGCGGCGAGGGGGTCTACCTGTACGACGCCGACGGCCGCCGCTACCTGGACCTGGCCGCCGGCATCGCCACCATGGCGGTGGGCCACTGCCACCCGCGGGTCGTGGCGGCGGTCACCGAGCAGGCGCGCACGCTGCTGCACGCCGCGGCCCACATCGGCGTGATGGCGCCCTACGTCGACCTGCTGGAGCGTCTCCGGGCGCTGGCGCCGGGGGCGCTCCGCGAGGGCCGCGGGCTGCTGCTCAACAGCGGGAGCGAGGCGATGGAGGCCGCGGCCAAGCTGGCCCGGTACGCGACGGGCCGGCCGCTGCTCATCGCGTTCCACCACGCGTTCCACGGCCGCCCCATGGGCGCGCTCGGCCTGACGGCGAGCGTGGCCGCGTACCGACGACGCCTGGCGGCGCTGCTGCCGGGCGTCTACCACGCCGTGTACCCCGCGCCGCACCTGCCCCTGGGTACGACGCCCGAAGCGCGGGGCGCCGCAGCGCTGGCGCTGCTGGAGGACGCGCTGCGCACGGTCGTCCCGCCTGACGACGTGGCCGGCATCGTCATCGAGCCCATCATGGGTGAGGGCGGCTACCTGCTGCCCCCGCCAGGGTTCCTGGAGGGCGTCTGGGCCCTGGCCCGGCGTCACGGCTTCCTCGTCATCGCCGACGAGGTGCAGACCGGCCTGGGCCGCACCGGGCGGTGGTTCGCGGTCGAGCACTGGGGGCTCGTCCCCGACATCCTGGTGCTGGGGAAGGCCGTGGGCGGCGGGTTGCCGCTGGGCGCCGTGCTCGCCCGGCGCGACCTGGCCGATGCCTGGGCACCCGGGGCTCACGGCTCGACCTTTGGCGGCAACCCCGTCGCGTGTCGCGCGGGCCTGGCCACCATCGACGTGATCGAGGCCGAGGGGCTGCTGGAGCGGGCGCGGGTCGTGGGCGCGTTCATCGTGGACGCGCTGCGTGCGGCGCGGGCCGACGTGCCGGCGCTCGGCGACGTCCGCGGCCTGGGGCTGATGATCGGGGCCGACGTGGTCGACCCCGCCACCGGTCGGCCCGATGCGGCCCGCACGCGGGCGGCCCTGGCGGCCGCACCGCGTGCCGGGGTGGTCCTCACCAAGTGCGGCGAGGCGACGCTGCGCATCTCGCCGCCGCTGGTGCTCACCCGGGAACAGGCCCAGGAAGCGGTCGACGCGCTCCTGGGCGTCCTGCGGCAGGTCAGCGCGCCCACCCCGGTCTGA
- the fabF gene encoding beta-ketoacyl-ACP synthase II, with amino-acid sequence MGAPDVVVTGLGAVTPLGLSAGATWQGLVEGRSGVARITLFDPSDLPVQIAAEVKGFDPAPYVDPKMVGRLERFTQFAVAASVQALADAGITPDGDAADRIGVVMNTGGGGMPLVERERLVLLEKGPRRVSPFFVPMMMPNIGACQVSIQLGLRGPAVTATAACASGVQAILDGLRLIRDGDADVIIAGGSESALTPLSIAAMANMRALSRRNDEPERASRPFDVDRDGFVFGEGAVALVLERRDHALARGARIYAAVLGGAMTADAYHITAPDPEGHGAARAMRRALEHAGLAPADVDYVCAHATATPVGDVAECRAIRKVFGAHADHLAVSAPKSMVGHLMGAAGALAALTAVKAVQEDLIPPTINLDRQDPECDLDCVPHRARLARVRAAIANGFGFGGQNIVAVFAKA; translated from the coding sequence GTGGGTGCGCCTGACGTCGTGGTGACCGGCCTGGGGGCGGTGACGCCGCTCGGCCTGTCTGCAGGAGCGACCTGGCAGGGGCTGGTCGAGGGGCGGTCCGGCGTGGCCCGGATTACGCTGTTCGATCCCTCGGATCTGCCGGTCCAGATCGCCGCCGAGGTGAAGGGCTTCGACCCCGCGCCCTACGTCGACCCCAAGATGGTGGGGCGGCTCGAGCGGTTCACGCAGTTCGCCGTGGCGGCCTCGGTGCAGGCGCTGGCCGACGCCGGCATCACGCCCGACGGCGACGCCGCCGACCGCATCGGCGTCGTGATGAACACCGGGGGCGGCGGCATGCCCCTGGTCGAGCGCGAGCGGCTGGTCCTGCTGGAGAAGGGGCCGCGCCGGGTCAGCCCCTTCTTCGTCCCCATGATGATGCCCAACATCGGTGCCTGTCAGGTGTCGATCCAGCTGGGCCTGCGCGGCCCGGCGGTCACCGCCACCGCCGCCTGCGCGTCGGGCGTGCAGGCCATCCTCGACGGGCTGCGCTTGATCCGCGACGGCGACGCCGACGTCATCATTGCCGGCGGCAGCGAGTCGGCGCTCACGCCGCTGTCGATCGCGGCCATGGCCAACATGCGGGCGCTGTCGCGGCGCAACGACGAGCCCGAACGCGCCAGCCGTCCCTTCGACGTGGACCGCGACGGGTTCGTCTTCGGGGAAGGCGCCGTGGCGCTGGTGCTCGAGCGCCGCGACCACGCCCTGGCACGCGGCGCCCGCATCTACGCCGCCGTGCTGGGCGGTGCCATGACCGCCGACGCCTACCACATCACCGCGCCCGACCCCGAGGGGCACGGCGCGGCGCGCGCCATGCGCCGGGCCCTCGAACACGCCGGGCTGGCGCCCGCCGACGTCGACTACGTCTGCGCGCATGCCACCGCCACGCCGGTGGGTGACGTGGCCGAATGTCGCGCCATCCGCAAGGTGTTCGGTGCCCATGCCGACCACCTGGCCGTCAGCGCGCCCAAGTCCATGGTGGGCCACCTGATGGGCGCGGCCGGGGCGCTGGCGGCCCTGACAGCGGTGAAGGCGGTGCAGGAAGACCTCATCCCGCCCACGATCAACCTGGACCGACAGGACCCCGAGTGCGATCTGGACTGCGTGCCGCACCGCGCGCGCCTCGCCCGGGTGCGCGCGGCCATCGCCAACGGGTTCGGGTTTGGCGGGCAGAACATCGTGGCGGTGTTCGCGAAGGCATGA